DNA sequence from the Sphingobacteriales bacterium genome:
ATGAATATCTATACGGGAAATTTGTAAAGTATTTTCAAAATAAAAAGAAAATATCCGCTGAAATTCAGAATAGAACCGCTGTGCTGGAAGAGCTGAAACCCAGGCTGACCATACTGGCCTGTGCCACCACCGGAGCGCATATAGAAATCTATGCTGCGGAAAGAGAGGGAGGCTATAAGAACAATAATTTTTTTCTGCCGGTTTCCTTTTCAAAGTTGGAGTCTCTGGAACAGAATATTTCTTACTATTTTTTCCGGGTATTGTATCTTACCATTCAAAGGAAATTAGGATTCAACTGGAGTCATTGCGATGTTTTTTCGCCCGAAGAATCTGTTCTCAAGGCAGCGGAACATGCCGATCAGGTATTGTCGGTCTTGTTTCAGGAATATCCGGTTACGAGGTCCATGTATGATAAATTTAAAGAAAGGCTAACTGCGGAAACGCCGGGAAACTCTGTGCCGGATTATTCGTGGTTATATGGAAAGTGGATGAAGAATGAACAGGAAGACACAGGGGATAAGCAATTGAAAAACTTTACCGATAAAATTAAGTCCGCAGCGGAAAATAATACCCAAACCATACTGAAGGCGAAGCCGGTGGAAGAAGTCGTCAGCATCGAAATTGATCAGAAACAACAGGAAGATTATGTGCTGACACACAATTTTGAAAAGGTGGAAACAGCCGAGGAATTCAGCGGTGTGTGGAGGGACTTTGACGGCGAGGATGAACTGGAAGAACATCAGGATGCACTGGATGAACTCAATATGAAATATACGGTCAGAACGGATGATACTTCACATAGCGTTTATCAGTCCGATTTTGTGGAGAACACCACGGTATCAGAGAGTGGCGAAGTAAGTACAAACGCTTTCTTTATTTCTTATGACGAATGGGACTTCAGCAAACGGGCATATAAAAAGGAGTTTTGCAAGTTGTATCCCAAAAGACTACGGGAGACCAATGTCACTTACTATAATAATACCATAACACAAAATACAAGCGTTTTAACGGGTTTGCGAAAAATGCTGACCAACATCAACAATAAAATGCAGCAGCAAAAAAGGCAAACGCAGGGCAATGAATTTGACACAGACAGTGTCACCGATTTGTTTGTGGATGTTCATACAGGGCACACACCTTCTGAGAATATCTATATTTCCAACAGAAAAAAAGAGAAAGATATATCTTTGTTATTGCTGCTGGATATCAGTCTGTCCAGTGACGGATATGTGAACGGAAACAGAATCATTGATGTAGAAAAACAGGTGGCTATCTTATTCGGTGAAATCATTCAGGAGTTTAACATCGATTTTGCCATTGATTGCTTCTATTCCAAGACCCGCAATTATTCCACATATCTTACGGTTAAAGGATTTGAGGATGATTGGAATAAGGCAAAATACAGAATTGGAGACATCACTCCAAGCGGATTTACCCGGATCGGCACAGCCTTGCGTCATTCCGGGGCATTGCTCAACAACCGGCCTTCCAGGAATAAATGGATTATCCTTATATCGGATGGAAAGCCCAATGATTACGACAAATACGAAGGCAAATATGGCATCCGGGATGTGCGGCAGGCATTGCATGAATTAAAACAGAACAACATAAATTCATATGCACTGGCTATCGAAGCCTCCGCCAAATATTACCTTCCGCAAATGTTCGGGCAGAATCATTATCAGATAGTGTCGTCTCCAACGGATCTGGTGACATCACTGGTCAGATTGTATGAAAAGATTAAGTATCAGACTTAAATCAGAAATGATACAGGCTGTCGGGCAAAAGGGACTATAATTTTATTGCTTTCTATTCACCCGCATACATGGCTTCGATCGCAGTGCTGTATTTTTCCGAAATGAACTTACGTTTCGGCTTCATCGTTGGTGTTAATTCACCTGTTTCTACCGTCCAGTCTACCGGCAGCAGGGTGAATTTTTTTATCTGCTCCCAATGTCCGAAGAATGCATTGAATTTTTTGATTTCTTTGTGAATCAGCTCATGTATTTTTGAGTCTCTTACGAATTCTTCATTGCTGGATGCGGTAATTCCGTTTTTTATCGCCCAGACCGCCAGTTGCGGAAAGGACGGAACAATCAACGCGGAGACGAATTTCTTATCGTCACCGCCCACTACCATAATCTGCTCTATAAAAGTGCTCTCTTTTAATTTGTTTTCTATCACCTGCGGAGCTACATATTTTCCGCCGGCGGTTTTAAACAATTCTTTCTTGCGGTCGGTTATTTTTAAAAACTGATTGCCGTTTTGTTCTACCCACGTCCCGATATCGCCGGTATGAAACCAGCCATCGGAATCAATGACTTCAGCCGTCAGATCAGGACGCTTGTAATAACCCTTCATGATGTTCGGGCCTTTCGCAATGATTTCACCATCCTCTGCCATACGTATTTCAACACCGGGAATGGGAATACCTACGGTACCGACACAACGTTTGGATTCTTCCACCTGATTGCAACACAAAACAGGAGATGTTTCTGTCAGCCCATATCCCTCCAGCACATTGATGCCGGCTGCGGTAAATAGGGTAATCAGACGTGGCTGCATGGCGGCGGCACCCGTAATAATGAAATGTACATTTCCGCCAAGGGCCTCCTGCCATTTGCTGAATACCAGCTTTCGGGCGATAGCGAGTTGCCGATTATACCACCAGCCTTTGTCTTTTCCTATTTCATACTGAGCGCCCAGATCCATTGCCCAGTCGAATAATTTTCGTTTTAAACCCGTTAAGGCAGCGCCTTTCGCCATGATCTTTTCATACACCTTTTCCAGCAAACGTGGCACGGTGGTAAAACAATAGGGTTTTACTTCCTGCAGGTTATCTGCGATGGTTTCCAGACTTTCGGCATAGTGGATATGAATGCCGAAAGAAAGATAGGCATAGCATACCATCCGTTCAAAACTATGGCACAACGGTAAAAAGCTAAGTGCCTTTTCGCCGTAGCCGAATGGTGTCACTTCCTTAACGCTCCTTACATTTGAAACGATGTTTTTGTGCGTGAGCATTACACCCTTCGGGTTTCCTGTAGTTCCGGAAGTATAGATGATGGTTGCCAGTTCCTCTTCATGGATGTCTTCTTTTTTGAAATCTATCACTTCCTTATGCGGCTCTTCCGGTAAGACATCCCAGAAAAAATCGGTATCCTTGTTTTTATCAAAGGAATAAATGCCTTTCAATGAAGGACATTTTATCAGTAAAGGTTTTACTTTCTGAAAAATGGATTGGTCGCCGATAAAGGCATATTTAATTTCTGCGTCATTAAATATATATTCATAATCATTTTCGGAGATGGTCGGATACATCGGTACTACGGTTACCCCGATTTGCTGTGCGCCGAAATCAGTAAAGTTCCACTCAGGCCTGTTTACGGAAATAATGGCAATCTTATCCTCTTTATTCAGTCCGAGGTTCAGCAGTAACTGGCTAACCCTGTCTGCCAGGAGTTGTACTTCTGAAAATGAATAATGTTTCCAGTTGCCGTCTGTCTTGGCCGAAAGGAATAAATTAGCAGGATTACTTTCTACCTGATTTGTCAGCAAATCAAAAAGACGTTTAGCTTCCATTTGGTTGATTTTTGATTATTAAATTACTTGATCAGCTTGCTGATAGCCTTGAATTCATCGGTTCCCGCTTCATCCAGCAGCTGGAACATTACCATCTCGGTGGAGACGATAAATGCACCTGCCTGCCTGAGCCGTTCCAGTGCAATTCCTTTATTATCGGCTGTCCTGGAAGAGACGGCATCCGCTATCACATGCACCTCAAAGCCCAGTTTGAGGGCGTCTAAAGCGGTTTTAAATACGCAGATATGCGACTCCACTCCGCAAAGCAATAAGGAGTTGGCATTCAGATGCTGTACTTGCATGGTTACAGGAGCAGACAGCATGCAGCTGAAACACATTTTTTCGATGATGTGTGCATTGGCGGGTAATTCCACTTCTTTGCTGGTATTACCCAATCCTTTTGGATATTGTTCTGTGATGATGACAGGAACCTTCAGCACTTCCATACCTTTTATCAGCCGATTGACATTCGCAATCACCTGTTCGCTGTTGTCAATCACCGGCATCAGTCTTTCCTGCACGTCAACGACCAGTAACGCCGTATTTTCTCTTTTTAATAATCCAAGTGAAGTCATATCATGCTATCATTTTATTACATGGAGATAGAACCTTTTCTGAAATCAGATTTTCCGATAATGGCATTAATGATATAGGGCACACCATTTCTGCTTTTTTCTTTAGCATCACCGGCTGCCCATAAGAATGTTTTCATGTTGTCTACCCGTACACCTTCCGCACCGAAGGCCTTACCAATCATCTCATAATCGGAATGTTCCAGCCGGACGGCGCAGTCACTTTTTAGAAAATCCACCTGGTCGCGGGCTATCTGCGCCCAGCAGGCGTCGTTTCCAATCAATGAAATAACGGGCAGTTTATGGCGTACAAACGTATCATATTCCATCAGGCTGTACCCTGCGCTGCCGTCGCCGTATATGATCCAGACGTCTTTTTTGGGGAAGACTAATTTGGCACCTAATGCAAATCCTGCGCCAACACCCAATGTGCCAAATACACCGGGATCTAACCAGGATAACGGCGACCGGGGTTTCAGGGTATAAGCGGATGTTGCGACAAAATCGCCGCCATCCGCCACTAAGATGGTATTATCATCCAATAACGGATCGAGTTCACGGAATAACTGAATCGGGTTCATCCCGTTCATAGGTGCAGCAGCCTGCTCATCAATGCTTTTTTCCCGTTCATTATCTCTGTCGCGCAATTTTTGTATCCATTCGGGATAATTACCCTTAAATTTTTTAGCCAGTTCTATCAGAAAATCCTGCGGATCTCCCAAAACACCAATCGTCGGGCGTTTGTTCTTGTTCAGATCTTCCCGACTTCGGTTAATGGAAATAAAAGGACGGTGCCCGATGTGATTGCCGTAATCCAGGCGGAAATCATTTGGGACACCTGCCAGTATAATCAGATCTGCTTCTTTGATGGCTTCTTTGCGTTTGTGCCGGAGCTGCAGATTATTTTCCTTACCCAATAAACCCCTTCCCATACCGCTGAGGTAAACCGGGATGCCTAATGTGGTAACGGCGTTCGCCAGCTCATTTGCTTTTCTGGGATTCATCATGGCCCCGCTGCCCACCAGCATCACCGGCATTTTGGCTTTCTTTATTTTCGATGTAACTCTGTCAAGATCGTAATAACTGTGTTTCGGATAGGAAACAGGCTCCGGTCTGTTGAATTGTACAGCATCTTTTCCCTCAAATAATTTTCTTGCATGCCGGTTGATATACCATTGAATTACGCGTTCCTGCAGATTTTTAGGTGGTACATCTTGGCTCTTTGCGCCATACCATTCCCTCACCAGTTCTTCATTGTAAAGGGTGTCAATCGGGCATTCCACAAAGACAGGACCCGGAATACCGGATTGCGCCACGTCGAATGCTTTTTCCAAAGTGGGAATAATATCTTTCACTTTGGAGATGCTCACCGCCCACTTTACATTGGGTTTCATCAGGCTCATCTGGTCAATGTCCTGAAGAGAGCCTCTGCCTTTTAATATGGTGGCTGCTCCGCCGCCTAACAGTATGAGCGGTGATTGGGCAAGGAGCGCATTTTTAACGGCTGTAATGGTATTCGTTAATCCCGGGCCGGCCGTTACGGCAGCTACACCAGGAATGCCCGTTAAACGGGATACGGCATCTGCCGCGAATACGGCATTGGCTTCGTGGCGGGTATCTATCACCCGAATGCCCAGCCTTTCGGCGCTGACGAAAATAGGGGATATGTGTCCGCCGCAAAGGGTGAACAAAAATTTTACACCGTGATTTTGTAAAACCTTCGCAATAATTTCTCCGCCGTTCATGATATGGTATTTATTAAATTAAACATTTATCGGTGGTACAGAATTTCTCCGCTTCCACATCTTCCGAAAGATTCTTAAAGGTAATGGTTTTTATCTTTTTTATAGATGTTTCATATACCTCTTTTGTAATGGCTTCATACGGCATCTGTGCATACGCACCCAACTCCAGTTTGGGCAGAAAGCTGATGGCCTTCAAATCATATTTGAAATAATCGAGTACGGTTTTTATCTGGCTGCTTTCTTCCGGACGGAACGTGACGGTGCAGGATACCTGATTGTCAGACCAGTATTTCTGGAGGAAAACAGCCAAAGCCACCTGTTCCCAAATCGTTACATCTTTCAGGCTTTTTCCTTCATTGTGTACCGGAAATTCCACCACGGCGGAAGACGGATCCACCACATCATCCTCGATTTTAAAGCCTGCCTCCACCAGCGAAGGAATCAGGCTAGAGGATTTAGCTATGCGTACTCTGCGGATGTAATAGTCAAACTCCGGAAAATGGCAACCCGGGTTAACGCCGGCCAACAGGCTCACCGTGCCGCTTGGTTTCACACTGGTGGTCTTGATGCTTTTAGGAACACATAACCACGAAGAATAAATATCGTCCCAGCGCTGGATTTCCTTATAGCCTGTATCCAGCCATCCGCGGAGTGTTTCCAAAGAATGTTTTTCGATAAAATTGGTGATACCGGAAACGGATGTTCCGATTCGCCTGTTGCGTTTCTGCACCCGGTTGGTTTCATGCCAGGTTGTGTTCACCAATGTTGCCGTTTTTCCTAACAGATAGGCAAATTTCAACGTACGGATATAGTCTTCTTTCGATTCTGCACGGGAAGGGAATGTTTCCACCAGGCAGCACAATTCATACGACTCCAGTGTTTGTTCACCGCAGGGATTGGTGCCTTTGGCTTTCTTATCCTTAAAATCTGCAGGGTCACACATTCTGGAGAAATTCCGGATGTTATCCATGAACACATAACCCGGTTCCCCGTTGATGGCGGTTTGTCTGGCCACTTCTTCAAAATCTGAATGGATATCTACCAGTACGCTGTTGTTGGATGCCCAGCCCCAGGCTGCCCTGTGTGCCATCGTGCCTTCATAAGTGCTTTTTTCATTGTTCCAGCGATAGTCTTTTAATTTGCGGTATTCTGCATTGTTGATTTTACCCAGTGCAATCTGTGCCGTTCTTCGCACATTGCCGGCAACCACACATTGACCAATCATATTCATGAT
Encoded proteins:
- a CDS encoding VWA domain-containing protein is translated as MELDEYLYGKFVKYFQNKKKISAEIQNRTAVLEELKPRLTILACATTGAHIEIYAAEREGGYKNNNFFLPVSFSKLESLEQNISYYFFRVLYLTIQRKLGFNWSHCDVFSPEESVLKAAEHADQVLSVLFQEYPVTRSMYDKFKERLTAETPGNSVPDYSWLYGKWMKNEQEDTGDKQLKNFTDKIKSAAENNTQTILKAKPVEEVVSIEIDQKQQEDYVLTHNFEKVETAEEFSGVWRDFDGEDELEEHQDALDELNMKYTVRTDDTSHSVYQSDFVENTTVSESGEVSTNAFFISYDEWDFSKRAYKKEFCKLYPKRLRETNVTYYNNTITQNTSVLTGLRKMLTNINNKMQQQKRQTQGNEFDTDSVTDLFVDVHTGHTPSENIYISNRKKEKDISLLLLLDISLSSDGYVNGNRIIDVEKQVAILFGEIIQEFNIDFAIDCFYSKTRNYSTYLTVKGFEDDWNKAKYRIGDITPSGFTRIGTALRHSGALLNNRPSRNKWIILISDGKPNDYDKYEGKYGIRDVRQALHELKQNNINSYALAIEASAKYYLPQMFGQNHYQIVSSPTDLVTSLVRLYEKIKYQT
- a CDS encoding long-chain fatty acid--CoA ligase; the protein is MEAKRLFDLLTNQVESNPANLFLSAKTDGNWKHYSFSEVQLLADRVSQLLLNLGLNKEDKIAIISVNRPEWNFTDFGAQQIGVTVVPMYPTISENDYEYIFNDAEIKYAFIGDQSIFQKVKPLLIKCPSLKGIYSFDKNKDTDFFWDVLPEEPHKEVIDFKKEDIHEEELATIIYTSGTTGNPKGVMLTHKNIVSNVRSVKEVTPFGYGEKALSFLPLCHSFERMVCYAYLSFGIHIHYAESLETIADNLQEVKPYCFTTVPRLLEKVYEKIMAKGAALTGLKRKLFDWAMDLGAQYEIGKDKGWWYNRQLAIARKLVFSKWQEALGGNVHFIITGAAAMQPRLITLFTAAGINVLEGYGLTETSPVLCCNQVEESKRCVGTVGIPIPGVEIRMAEDGEIIAKGPNIMKGYYKRPDLTAEVIDSDGWFHTGDIGTWVEQNGNQFLKITDRKKELFKTAGGKYVAPQVIENKLKESTFIEQIMVVGGDDKKFVSALIVPSFPQLAVWAIKNGITASSNEEFVRDSKIHELIHKEIKKFNAFFGHWEQIKKFTLLPVDWTVETGELTPTMKPKRKFISEKYSTAIEAMYAGE
- a CDS encoding hydrolase, translated to MTSLGLLKRENTALLVVDVQERLMPVIDNSEQVIANVNRLIKGMEVLKVPVIITEQYPKGLGNTSKEVELPANAHIIEKMCFSCMLSAPVTMQVQHLNANSLLLCGVESHICVFKTALDALKLGFEVHVIADAVSSRTADNKGIALERLRQAGAFIVSTEMVMFQLLDEAGTDEFKAISKLIK
- a CDS encoding thiamine pyrophosphate-binding protein, translated to MNGGEIIAKVLQNHGVKFLFTLCGGHISPIFVSAERLGIRVIDTRHEANAVFAADAVSRLTGIPGVAAVTAGPGLTNTITAVKNALLAQSPLILLGGGAATILKGRGSLQDIDQMSLMKPNVKWAVSISKVKDIIPTLEKAFDVAQSGIPGPVFVECPIDTLYNEELVREWYGAKSQDVPPKNLQERVIQWYINRHARKLFEGKDAVQFNRPEPVSYPKHSYYDLDRVTSKIKKAKMPVMLVGSGAMMNPRKANELANAVTTLGIPVYLSGMGRGLLGKENNLQLRHKRKEAIKEADLIILAGVPNDFRLDYGNHIGHRPFISINRSREDLNKNKRPTIGVLGDPQDFLIELAKKFKGNYPEWIQKLRDRDNEREKSIDEQAAAPMNGMNPIQLFRELDPLLDDNTILVADGGDFVATSAYTLKPRSPLSWLDPGVFGTLGVGAGFALGAKLVFPKKDVWIIYGDGSAGYSLMEYDTFVRHKLPVISLIGNDACWAQIARDQVDFLKSDCAVRLEHSDYEMIGKAFGAEGVRVDNMKTFLWAAGDAKEKSRNGVPYIINAIIGKSDFRKGSISM
- a CDS encoding fused protease/ribonucleoside-triphosphate reductase → MLKFKLDEDFIQQYADITPDFGYNGLGLLTYYRTYSRLKADGTNEQWFETVRRVVEGAYTLQKEHIQNNELGWNNRKAQQSAQEMYDRIFKMKFIPPGRMLWALGTEIIHNKRVGQALFNCAFVSTENMGKSLDEAIKPFAFMMDMSMVGVGVGFDVEGAKKTEVNKPDSLHTDIFVIPDSREGWVMSLEKLLFSYFAKNFGFNKTNTIAFNYEQIRSAGLPIRGFGGTSSGPAPLIKMHEQIREVLNSLDGKPITITAITDIMNMIGQCVVAGNVRRTAQIALGKINNAEYRKLKDYRWNNEKSTYEGTMAHRAAWGWASNNSVLVDIHSDFEEVARQTAINGEPGYVFMDNIRNFSRMCDPADFKDKKAKGTNPCGEQTLESYELCCLVETFPSRAESKEDYIRTLKFAYLLGKTATLVNTTWHETNRVQKRNRRIGTSVSGITNFIEKHSLETLRGWLDTGYKEIQRWDDIYSSWLCVPKSIKTTSVKPSGTVSLLAGVNPGCHFPEFDYYIRRVRIAKSSSLIPSLVEAGFKIEDDVVDPSSAVVEFPVHNEGKSLKDVTIWEQVALAVFLQKYWSDNQVSCTVTFRPEESSQIKTVLDYFKYDLKAISFLPKLELGAYAQMPYEAITKEVYETSIKKIKTITFKNLSEDVEAEKFCTTDKCLI